One Aegilops tauschii subsp. strangulata cultivar AL8/78 chromosome 7, Aet v6.0, whole genome shotgun sequence genomic window carries:
- the LOC109766493 gene encoding GDSL esterase/lipase At1g28600-like, whose translation MGSSNGHCSISLAVLFVFVVTGDANLGSCGCFKRIFSFGDSIIDTGNFAYTIRNRPPSPPSVLPYGETYFHHPTGRASDGRLIMDFYAQALGLPLLPPSLPEEKTGQFPTGANFAVFGAMALNPNYFKSRYNLSVPFPWSLHDQLATFNKVLTRIAPGDAATKRLLSESLVVFGEIGGNDYNFWFFDSELSKDRNTPLQYMPDIIDRIGAGVQKVINLGAKTILVPGNFPIGCVPAYLSIHKSNTSADYDQFGCLAWFNAFSRRHNQLLKQEIGRLKSRNPSVKIIYADYYGAFMEFIRNPNRNGIDSPLVACCGGNGPYGTGLPCDRNAKVCRDPSRFANWDQVHMTEKAYSVIANGVLNGPYADIPLLHAC comes from the exons ATGGGGAGTTCCAATGGCCACTGCTCCATTTCCTTGGCCGTCCTCTTCGTCTTTGTTGTCACCGGCGACGCTAATCTAGGGTCGTGTGGCTGCTTCAAGCGTATCTTCTCCTTTGGCGACTCCATCATTGACACCGGCAATTTCGCATACACCATCCGCAACAGACCACCGAGTCCACCCTCGGTGCTTCCTTATGGAGAGACCTACTTCCACCACCCCACGGGCAGG GCCTCTGACGGGCGTCTCATCATGGACTTCTATG CGCAAGCGTTGGGCCTGCCGCTGCTGCCGCCGAGCTTGCCCGAGGAGAAGACGGGGCAGTTCCCCACTGGTGCCAACTTTGCCGTGTTCGGCGCTATGGCGCTGAACCCGAACTACTTCAAGTCCAGGTATAACTTGAGTGTACCGTTTCCATGGAGCCTCCACGATCAGCTCGCTACTTTCAACAAAGTGCTCACACGGATTGCTCCAGGAGATG CTGCAACAAAGAGGCTCCTGAGCGAGTCCCTGGTCGTCTTTGGTGAGATTGGGGGCAATGACTACAACTTTTGGTTCTTCGACTCTGAGCTCAGCAAGGACAGAAACACGCCCCTCCAGTATATGCCCGATATTATCGACCGCATCGGAGCCGGCGTGCAGAAGGTGATCAACCTCGGCGCCAAGACGATCCTTGTCCCGGGGAACTTCCCCATCGGGTGCGTGCCGGCCTACCTTAGTATTCACAAGAGCAATACATCTGCGGACTACGACCAGTTCGGCTGCCTCGCGTGGTTCAACGCGTTCTCTCGGAGGCACAACCAGCTGTTGAAGCAGGAGATCGGCCGGCTCAAGTCCCGGAACCCCAGCGTAAAGATCATCTACGCAGACTACTACGGCGCCTTCATGGAGTTCATCAGGAATCCCAACAGGAATGGCATCGACAGCCCTCTCGTGGCATGCTGTGGTGGCAACGGGCCCTACGGCACCGGCCTTCCGTGCGACCGGAACGCGAAGGTTTGCCGCGACCCATCCAGGTTCGCCAACTGGGACCAGGTTCACATGACGGAAAAGGCATACAGTGTCATCGCCAATGGGGTGCTCAATGGCCCGTATGCGGACATCCCTTTGCTCCACGCATGCTAG